In the genome of Acetobacter oryzifermentans, one region contains:
- the dapF gene encoding diaminopimelate epimerase → MLTSFRKMHGLGNDFVILDERGGHLPLTPARIAALAHRHRGIGCDQLVTLRPACAEGADVFVRFFNPDGSEAGACGNASRCVADLIWRETDNRTPVLQTRAGRLPARIEENGLITVDMGEPRLNWQDVPLVAEMDTLHLPLEGDPAAASMGNPHATFFVEDFARLSQGQALEHDPLFPERANIGFARIDGSARMRLKVHERGAGVTEACGSGACAAVVNAARRGLVERVCEVELDGGILQIEWAPNNHVLMTGSATTAFEGTVDLAAYPE, encoded by the coding sequence ATGCTGACATCTTTCCGTAAAATGCATGGTCTGGGGAATGATTTCGTCATTCTGGACGAGCGTGGTGGGCATTTGCCCCTTACGCCAGCCCGTATTGCTGCCTTGGCGCATAGGCACCGTGGCATTGGGTGTGACCAGTTGGTAACGTTGCGTCCGGCCTGTGCGGAAGGGGCAGACGTTTTTGTGCGCTTTTTTAATCCCGATGGATCAGAGGCAGGCGCGTGCGGAAATGCATCACGCTGTGTGGCTGATCTGATCTGGCGTGAAACGGACAACAGAACGCCTGTGCTGCAAACGCGTGCTGGGCGTTTGCCTGCACGGATAGAAGAAAACGGGCTGATTACGGTAGATATGGGTGAACCTCGCCTGAACTGGCAGGATGTGCCTTTGGTTGCGGAAATGGATACGCTGCATCTGCCATTGGAGGGTGATCCCGCGGCTGCATCTATGGGGAACCCGCACGCAACGTTTTTTGTGGAAGATTTTGCGCGTCTCTCCCAAGGGCAGGCGCTGGAGCATGATCCGCTTTTTCCTGAACGGGCCAATATTGGGTTTGCGCGTATTGATGGATCTGCACGTATGCGGCTTAAGGTGCATGAACGTGGAGCCGGTGTGACGGAGGCCTGTGGTTCTGGCGCATGTGCCGCGGTGGTGAATGCGGCGCGGCGCGGTTTGGTAGAGCGTGTGTGTGAAGTCGAGCTGGATGGTGGTATTTTGCAGATTGAATGGGCACCAAACAATCATGTGCTCATGACAGGCTCTGCAACAACAGCTTTTGAAGGGACGGTTGATCTGGCCGCGTACCCGGAATGA
- the mtaB gene encoding tRNA (N(6)-L-threonylcarbamoyladenosine(37)-C(2))-methylthiotransferase MtaB, whose protein sequence is MSKPEILTFGCRLNTWESEVMRNHASSLDNVIIVNTCAVTGEAERQARQAIRRAHRENPDARIVVTGCAAQINPESWSDLPGVARVLGNEEKLKAESWSAAALSQPLAVSDIMAAKETAAHLVTEFAGRTRAFVQVQQGCNHRCTFCIIPFGRGPSRSVPVGAVVEQVRALVQSGYREVVLTGVDMTSWGEDLPGKPVLGQLCRRVLRLVPELERMRLSSVDPVEIDEDIWQLLAEEPRFMPYLHLSLQAGSDLILKRMKRRHLVADAARVVERARSLRPDIGIGADIIAGFPTEDESLFEETRNFLAQQALPYLHVFPYSERPGTPAARMRAVPVPERKARAAQLREVGAVSAARYYESLIGQPLRVLMETPTTGHSEQFAPVRLAQGEAEVGEIITLQPTMADKAGLVVERI, encoded by the coding sequence ATGAGCAAGCCGGAAATTCTCACATTTGGCTGCCGTTTGAACACATGGGAAAGTGAAGTGATGCGTAATCACGCATCTTCACTGGATAATGTAATTATCGTGAACACCTGTGCCGTTACGGGAGAAGCAGAGCGGCAGGCGCGACAGGCTATTCGTCGGGCGCATCGTGAAAACCCGGACGCTCGTATTGTGGTTACCGGGTGTGCTGCCCAGATTAACCCCGAAAGCTGGAGTGATCTGCCCGGCGTAGCCCGTGTGTTGGGGAATGAGGAAAAGCTAAAGGCCGAAAGTTGGTCTGCCGCTGCTTTGTCTCAGCCGCTTGCTGTATCCGATATCATGGCGGCCAAGGAAACCGCCGCGCATCTGGTTACTGAATTTGCAGGCCGTACACGGGCCTTTGTGCAGGTTCAGCAAGGGTGCAATCATCGGTGCACGTTTTGCATCATTCCGTTTGGACGCGGGCCTTCCCGGTCTGTACCAGTTGGTGCAGTGGTGGAGCAGGTGCGTGCTTTGGTGCAGTCTGGGTATCGGGAAGTCGTGCTCACCGGGGTAGATATGACATCCTGGGGGGAAGATCTGCCCGGCAAACCGGTGCTTGGTCAGCTTTGCCGCCGTGTGTTGCGTTTGGTGCCAGAGTTGGAGCGGATGCGTCTGTCTTCGGTTGATCCGGTAGAAATTGACGAGGATATCTGGCAGCTTCTGGCAGAAGAGCCGCGTTTTATGCCGTATCTGCATCTTTCTTTGCAAGCTGGGTCAGACCTTATTCTTAAACGTATGAAGAGGCGGCATTTGGTGGCCGATGCGGCGCGGGTGGTGGAACGTGCCAGAAGCTTGCGGCCAGATATTGGAATTGGTGCTGATATTATTGCGGGCTTTCCAACAGAAGACGAATCGCTGTTTGAAGAAACACGCAATTTTCTTGCTCAGCAGGCGCTGCCGTATCTGCATGTCTTTCCGTATAGTGAACGCCCAGGAACGCCTGCTGCGCGTATGCGCGCGGTGCCTGTGCCCGAGCGCAAGGCACGTGCTGCGCAGTTGCGGGAGGTGGGGGCGGTTTCTGCCGCCCGGTATTATGAAAGTCTTATAGGTCAGCCGCTACGTGTGCTGATGGAAACCCCCACAACCGGCCATAGTGAACAGTTTGCGCCAGTGCGGCTTGCGCAGGGTGAAGCCGAAGTGGGGGAAATTATAACCCTTCAGCCCACAATGGCCGATAAGGCCGGGCTGGTGGTGGAAAGGATCTGA
- the ftsY gene encoding signal recognition particle-docking protein FtsY yields MALGFFSRLKQGLSRSTQKLGGGITGIFTKRKLDDEALEELEDLLITADMGPAVAERIIESFRSSRFGTEVTDEEIRTTLADEIAAILKPVAKPFEPDPEHKPHVVLVVGVNGVGKTTTIGKMARFFTEEGKKVMMVAGDTFRAAAVEQLQIWGERTGCPVIAGPPGADAAGLAFEALKRGKAEGADLLFVDTAGRLHNKSALMEELAKIIRVMRKFDETAPHSVLLVLDATTGQNAVEQVRVFRELVNVTGLVVTKLDGSARGGIVVALADQFGLPVHAVGVGEQAEDLRPFSAVDYARGLVGVTDTV; encoded by the coding sequence ATGGCGCTTGGTTTTTTCTCTCGTCTCAAGCAGGGCTTGTCGCGTTCCACCCAAAAACTGGGTGGGGGGATTACGGGCATTTTCACCAAGCGCAAGCTGGATGACGAAGCGCTGGAAGAGCTGGAAGACCTGCTGATTACAGCAGATATGGGCCCGGCTGTTGCAGAGCGTATTATCGAATCCTTCCGTTCCTCCCGTTTCGGAACCGAAGTGACGGATGAGGAAATCCGGACAACTTTGGCAGACGAAATTGCCGCGATTCTTAAGCCCGTTGCAAAGCCTTTTGAGCCTGATCCAGAACACAAACCCCATGTTGTGCTGGTGGTAGGTGTGAATGGCGTAGGTAAAACCACCACTATTGGCAAAATGGCCCGCTTTTTTACCGAAGAAGGTAAGAAGGTGATGATGGTGGCGGGTGATACCTTCCGCGCCGCTGCTGTAGAGCAGTTGCAGATCTGGGGTGAAAGAACGGGTTGCCCGGTTATTGCCGGTCCTCCCGGTGCAGATGCGGCTGGTCTGGCCTTTGAGGCACTTAAGCGCGGTAAGGCGGAAGGGGCTGATCTGCTGTTTGTAGATACGGCTGGCCGCTTGCACAATAAAAGTGCGTTGATGGAAGAACTTGCCAAGATTATTCGCGTCATGCGTAAGTTCGATGAAACAGCACCACATTCCGTGTTGTTGGTGTTAGATGCCACAACTGGCCAGAATGCCGTGGAGCAGGTGCGTGTGTTTCGCGAACTTGTGAATGTGACCGGTTTGGTCGTGACAAAATTGGATGGTTCTGCCCGTGGGGGCATTGTGGTGGCGCTGGCTGATCAGTTTGGGTTGCCTGTGCATGCTGTGGGTGTAGGTGAACAGGCAGAAGATCTGCGGCCGTTCTCCGCTGTGGATTATGCGCGCGGTTTAGTGGGTGTGAC